In a single window of the Thermodesulfobacteriota bacterium genome:
- a CDS encoding ABC transporter permease, whose translation MRTLDLARLASGAARSQPLRSLLTVLGIAVGIASVVLLTSIGEGVQRFVLAEFTQFGTNLVSVHPGRATTFGASVGVFGTVRPLTLADAEALRRVPHVRAVVPVVQGNAEVRGESRRRRVTVYGVGPGFPEVFTFGVASGTFLPPDDLEAPRSFAVLGSRLREELFGRENPLGRLVRVGGSRYRVVGTMESKGQVLGFDLDDTVYLPAARALELFNRDSLMEVDLLYAEGAPVEEVVAGIRRILAARHGREDFTITTQQQMLDVLGGVLGVLTFAVGALGAISLLVGGVGILTIMTIAVAERTPEVGLLRALGARRGQVLGLFLGEAALLGAAGGLAGLALGAGGARLLHLIAPALPVYTAWTMVLLAELVAVSIGLAAGAVPALRAAGLDPVEALRAE comes from the coding sequence GTGCGCACCCTCGATCTCGCACGCCTTGCGTCGGGCGCGGCCCGCTCCCAGCCGCTGCGCAGCCTGCTCACCGTGCTGGGCATCGCGGTGGGCATCGCCTCGGTGGTACTCCTCACCTCCATCGGCGAGGGGGTGCAGCGTTTCGTGCTGGCCGAGTTCACCCAGTTCGGGACGAACCTGGTGAGCGTCCATCCGGGGCGGGCCACCACGTTTGGCGCCTCGGTGGGGGTCTTCGGCACCGTGCGCCCCCTCACCCTGGCCGACGCCGAGGCCCTCCGGCGGGTGCCCCACGTGCGGGCCGTGGTGCCGGTGGTCCAGGGCAACGCGGAGGTGCGGGGGGAGAGCCGGCGGCGCCGGGTCACGGTGTACGGGGTGGGCCCGGGCTTCCCCGAGGTCTTCACCTTCGGCGTGGCCTCGGGCACCTTCCTGCCCCCCGACGACCTGGAGGCCCCCCGGTCCTTCGCCGTGCTCGGAAGCCGCCTGCGCGAGGAGCTCTTCGGCCGGGAGAACCCCCTGGGCCGCCTGGTCCGGGTGGGGGGCAGCCGCTACCGGGTGGTGGGCACGATGGAGTCCAAGGGGCAGGTGCTGGGCTTCGACCTGGACGACACGGTCTACCTCCCGGCGGCCCGGGCCCTGGAGCTCTTCAACCGGGACAGCCTCATGGAGGTGGACCTGCTCTACGCCGAGGGGGCCCCCGTGGAGGAGGTGGTGGCGGGCATCCGCCGCATCCTCGCGGCCCGCCACGGGCGGGAGGATTTTACCATCACCACCCAGCAGCAGATGCTCGACGTGCTAGGCGGGGTGCTGGGGGTGCTCACCTTTGCCGTGGGCGCACTGGGGGCCATCTCGCTCCTGGTGGGCGGGGTGGGCATCCTCACCATCATGACCATCGCGGTGGCGGAGCGTACCCCCGAGGTGGGGCTCCTGCGGGCCCTGGGGGCGCGCCGGGGCCAGGTGCTGGGCCTCTTCCTGGGAGAGGCCGCGCTGCTGGGCGCCGCCGGGGGGCTCGCGGGGCTCGCCCTGGGCGCGGGGGGCGCCCGGCTGCTCCACCTGATCGCACCCGCTCTGCCGGTGTACACGGCCTGGACCATGGTCCTCCTGGCCGAACTTGTCGCGGTCTCCATCGGCCTGGCCGCGGGCGCCGTGCCGGCCCTGCGGGCCGCCGGCCTGGACCCGGTGGAGGCCCTGCGGGCCGAATGA
- a CDS encoding 3-keto-5-aminohexanoate cleavage protein: protein MAPLIITAAITGSRMPREKCPHIPVLPEEIADSAAEAARAGASVVHIHVRDPETALGTQDAELYRRVLDRLAASGTDPVVCLTTSGIPGRNLAYEARFVPLEFRPELASFDAGSMNLGDGVFLNPPDFLEELARRMKEAGTKPELEIFDGGMIGNCLRLRDRGLLEAPLHFQFVLGAPGGAPATPKELLHLVEAIPPDSTWSSIGIGTGHLPIVLTTLALGGHVRVGLEDNIYYRRGELARSNAQFVERVVRLAAEAGRPVATPAQAREILGLKRGA, encoded by the coding sequence GTGGCACCGCTCATCATCACCGCCGCCATCACGGGGAGCCGCATGCCCCGGGAGAAGTGCCCCCACATCCCCGTCCTCCCCGAGGAGATCGCCGACTCGGCCGCCGAGGCCGCCCGGGCCGGAGCGAGCGTGGTGCACATCCACGTGCGCGACCCCGAGACCGCCCTGGGCACCCAGGACGCGGAGCTCTACCGCCGGGTGCTCGACCGCCTGGCCGCTTCGGGCACGGACCCGGTGGTGTGCCTGACCACCAGCGGCATCCCGGGCCGCAACCTCGCCTACGAGGCCCGGTTCGTCCCCCTGGAGTTTCGCCCCGAGCTGGCGAGCTTCGACGCCGGGAGCATGAACCTGGGGGACGGGGTGTTCCTGAACCCGCCGGATTTCCTCGAGGAGCTCGCCCGGCGCATGAAGGAGGCCGGCACCAAGCCCGAGCTCGAGATCTTCGACGGCGGGATGATCGGCAACTGCCTGCGGCTGCGGGATCGCGGGCTGCTCGAAGCGCCGCTCCACTTCCAGTTCGTGCTGGGAGCCCCGGGGGGCGCCCCGGCCACCCCCAAGGAGCTCCTCCACCTGGTGGAGGCCATCCCGCCGGACTCCACCTGGAGCTCCATCGGGATCGGCACCGGACACCTGCCCATCGTGCTGACCACCCTGGCCCTGGGGGGCCACGTGCGCGTGGGGCTCGAAGACAACATCTACTACCGCCGGGGCGAGCTCGCCCGGTCCAACGCCCAGTTCGTGGAGCGCGTCGTGCGCCTCGCGGCCGAGGCAGGCCGCCCCGTGGCCACCCCCGCCCAGGCGAGGGAGATCCTGGGGCTCAAGCGCGGGGCGTGA
- a CDS encoding ABC transporter permease, which produces MRPADVAGFALGSLKGYPLRSALTLLAMSIGVAAVVVLTSLGEAARRYVTGEFASLGTHLLIVVPGRSETAGAVPNVFVGQTPRDLTVADASALTRSGFVARVAPLSLGSAPVAWGGREREVPVLGSTAELLPLRRWTMAQGVFLPPGDPDRASAVCVLGTQVRRELFGPARALGEWVRIGDRRFRVIGVLASEGRSIGLDVEDMVVVPVASAQMLFNNPSLARILVEARSREAIPRAREAVQAILKARHQGEEDVTVIAQDAVLATFDRILGALTLTVGGIGAISLLVAGILVMNVMLVVVSQRRGEIGLLVALGATGRAIRVLFLAEAALLSLAGAAVGLFLGEGGSWALAQAYPRLPLGPPPWAAGAAVAVALATGLLFGVLPARRAARLDPVEALARR; this is translated from the coding sequence GTGAGGCCGGCCGACGTGGCGGGTTTCGCCCTGGGGAGCCTCAAAGGGTATCCCCTGCGCAGCGCCCTGACCCTGCTCGCCATGTCCATCGGCGTGGCGGCGGTGGTGGTGCTCACCTCCCTGGGAGAAGCCGCCCGGCGCTACGTCACCGGCGAGTTCGCCTCCCTCGGCACCCACCTCCTCATCGTCGTCCCAGGCCGCTCCGAGACCGCCGGGGCGGTACCCAACGTCTTCGTGGGCCAGACCCCCCGGGACCTCACGGTGGCCGACGCCTCGGCCCTGACCCGCAGCGGGTTCGTGGCCCGAGTGGCCCCCCTGAGCCTCGGCTCGGCGCCCGTGGCCTGGGGCGGCCGGGAGCGGGAGGTGCCGGTGCTGGGGTCCACCGCGGAGCTCCTGCCCTTGCGGCGGTGGACCATGGCCCAAGGCGTCTTCCTGCCCCCCGGCGACCCGGACCGGGCCTCGGCCGTGTGCGTGCTGGGGACCCAGGTGCGCCGCGAGCTCTTCGGGCCGGCCCGGGCCCTGGGGGAGTGGGTGCGCATCGGGGACCGGCGTTTCCGGGTGATCGGGGTACTGGCCTCGGAGGGCCGCTCCATCGGGCTCGACGTGGAAGACATGGTGGTGGTGCCCGTGGCCTCGGCCCAGATGCTCTTCAACAACCCCTCCCTGGCCCGGATCCTGGTGGAGGCCCGCAGCCGGGAGGCCATTCCCCGAGCCCGGGAGGCGGTTCAGGCGATCCTCAAGGCGCGCCACCAGGGGGAGGAGGACGTGACCGTCATCGCCCAGGACGCCGTGCTCGCCACCTTCGACCGCATCCTGGGAGCCTTGACCCTCACGGTGGGGGGGATCGGGGCCATCAGCCTCTTGGTGGCGGGCATCCTGGTGATGAACGTGATGCTCGTGGTGGTATCCCAGCGCCGGGGAGAGATCGGGCTCCTGGTGGCGCTCGGAGCCACCGGCCGCGCCATCCGGGTGCTCTTCCTGGCCGAGGCGGCGCTCCTCTCCCTGGCGGGGGCGGCGGTGGGGCTCTTCCTGGGGGAGGGGGGAAGCTGGGCCCTGGCCCAAGCCTATCCCCGGCTTCCCCTGGGTCCGCCCCCCTGGGCGGCGGGGGCGGCGGTGGCCGTGGCGCTGGCAACGGGACTCCTCTTCGGCGTCCTCCCGGCCCGCCGGGCGGCGCGCCTGGACCCTGTGGAAGCCCTGGCGCGGCGCTGA
- a CDS encoding ABC transporter ATP-binding protein — MIELRELTRIYAVGDQEVRALDGVSLRVGAGEYVAIMGPSGSGKSTLLHLLGLLDRPTSGTYLLGGADVTDLGDQERALARRDRIGFVFQFFHLVERLTAEQNVELPLVLAGLPPGERRPRVRAALESMGLADRLDHRPSQLSGGQRQRVAIARATVTRPSILLADEPTGNLDRASGREVLQILEGLQAEGLTLLVVTHDPEIGERAGRRIRMVDGRVAQDTAGGAAP, encoded by the coding sequence TTGATCGAGCTCCGGGAGCTGACCCGGATCTACGCCGTGGGGGATCAGGAGGTTCGCGCCCTCGACGGGGTGAGTCTGCGCGTGGGCGCGGGGGAATACGTGGCCATCATGGGACCCTCGGGCTCGGGAAAGTCCACCCTGCTCCACCTTCTTGGACTGCTGGACCGCCCCACCTCGGGGACCTATCTCCTGGGGGGAGCCGACGTCACGGACCTGGGGGACCAGGAGCGGGCGCTCGCCCGGCGCGACAGGATCGGCTTCGTCTTCCAGTTCTTCCACCTGGTGGAGCGCCTCACGGCCGAACAGAACGTGGAGCTCCCCCTCGTCCTGGCCGGACTGCCCCCCGGGGAGCGCCGTCCCCGGGTGCGGGCAGCCCTGGAGTCCATGGGGCTCGCCGACCGACTGGATCACCGGCCGAGCCAGCTCTCGGGGGGGCAGCGCCAGCGGGTGGCCATCGCCCGGGCCACCGTGACCCGGCCCTCGATCCTCCTGGCCGACGAGCCCACCGGCAACCTGGACCGCGCTTCCGGCCGGGAGGTCCTCCAGATCCTGGAGGGTCTCCAGGCGGAGGGCCTCACCCTGCTCGTGGTCACCCACGACCCGGAGATCGGCGAACGGGCCGGGCGCCGCATCCGCATGGTGGACGGCCGGGTGGCCCAGGACACGGCCGGGGGGGCGGCCCCGTGA
- a CDS encoding MurR/RpiR family transcriptional regulator, giving the protein MARLPSAARRGVIAYAEAHAEEASYLSARELGRRCGASESTVIRAVQERGYPGFPAFQEELRAAVVRRRTTVERLTARGEADPLARAFARDIDNLRDTWDRLSPQAFERAAVLLAGGARTWLLGLRTPHAVAVLLREGLSYLGIDARLLVPGTGDIWDGVDRVQPGDVVVAVTFPRYTRAVVEAAALARRRGARLIALTDGPASPLAAEAEVLLPAAYGLDGYIESFTACACLAQALLLEVSRRMGPRAREALEEKETLWAERGVYWE; this is encoded by the coding sequence ATGGCCCGCCTTCCGTCCGCCGCCCGCCGCGGGGTCATCGCCTATGCCGAGGCCCACGCCGAAGAGGCGAGCTACCTCTCGGCCCGGGAGCTCGGCCGCCGGTGCGGGGCGAGCGAGTCCACGGTGATCCGGGCGGTCCAGGAGAGGGGCTACCCGGGATTTCCCGCGTTCCAGGAGGAGCTCCGGGCGGCGGTGGTTCGGCGACGCACCACCGTGGAGCGGTTGACTGCCCGGGGGGAGGCCGATCCCCTGGCCCGGGCCTTCGCCCGCGACATCGACAACCTGCGGGACACCTGGGACCGCCTCTCGCCCCAGGCCTTCGAACGGGCCGCCGTGCTGCTGGCCGGGGGCGCCCGCACCTGGCTCCTGGGCCTGCGCACCCCCCACGCCGTCGCGGTGCTCCTGCGGGAGGGCCTGTCGTACCTGGGCATCGACGCGCGCCTCCTGGTCCCGGGCACCGGGGATATCTGGGACGGCGTGGACCGCGTGCAGCCCGGCGACGTGGTGGTGGCGGTGACCTTTCCCCGCTACACGCGGGCCGTGGTGGAGGCCGCGGCCCTGGCCCGGCGCCGGGGGGCGCGGCTCATCGCCCTCACCGACGGGCCCGCCTCCCCCCTGGCGGCCGAAGCCGAGGTGCTCCTGCCGGCCGCCTATGGCCTGGACGGCTACATCGAGAGCTTTACCGCCTGCGCCTGCCTGGCCCAGGCCCTGCTCCTGGAGGTTTCCCGCCGCATGGGCCCCCGGGCGCGGGAGGCCCTGGAGGAAAAGGAGACCCTGTGGGCCGAGCGGGGGGTGTACTGGGAATGA
- a CDS encoding efflux RND transporter periplasmic adaptor subunit: MAQPRRWGRRLLRTLLLVPLLGGAGYGAWHLSRPTPVLVVLATLERGRVEATVANTRAGTVNACRRARLAPAVGGPIARLPVREGDRVAAGQVLLELWNEDLRAAVTLAEREADAAASRAEEACTLAEVAERDAARLERLLRQGVATEEAADRASSEARARRAGCAASVAGAQVSAARVAVARANLERTILRAPFPGTVAEVNGELGEVVTPSPIGVPTLPAVDLIDDRCLYVTAPIDEVDAPAVRPGLPVRMSLDAFPGQRFPGTVRRVAPYVLDLERQARTVDVEVEFASSAEPRGLLAGYSADVEVVLDTRESALRVPAQAVLEGHRVLVYREDEPRARRPAEGVLQERVFQPGLSSWEYVEAVSGLQEGERIVLSVDREGLRAGARATPEGEGEGGRETRP, from the coding sequence ATGGCCCAGCCCCGCCGGTGGGGGCGGCGCCTCCTGCGCACGCTCCTGCTCGTGCCCCTCCTGGGGGGCGCCGGATACGGGGCGTGGCACCTCTCCCGGCCCACGCCCGTTTTGGTGGTCCTCGCGACCCTGGAGCGGGGCCGGGTGGAGGCCACCGTGGCCAACACCCGGGCCGGCACGGTGAACGCCTGCCGGCGGGCGCGGCTGGCCCCCGCGGTGGGGGGGCCCATCGCTCGGCTCCCGGTGCGGGAGGGGGATCGGGTGGCGGCGGGCCAGGTGCTCCTGGAGCTCTGGAACGAGGACTTGCGGGCGGCAGTGACCCTGGCCGAGCGGGAAGCCGACGCGGCGGCCTCCCGGGCCGAGGAGGCGTGCACCCTTGCGGAGGTGGCCGAGCGCGACGCGGCTCGCTTGGAGCGGCTGCTTCGCCAGGGGGTGGCCACCGAGGAGGCGGCCGACCGGGCATCGAGCGAGGCCCGGGCTCGGCGCGCGGGGTGTGCGGCCTCCGTTGCGGGGGCTCAGGTGAGCGCGGCGCGGGTGGCCGTGGCCCGTGCGAATCTGGAGCGCACGATCCTGCGCGCCCCCTTCCCCGGCACGGTGGCCGAGGTGAACGGGGAGCTCGGCGAAGTCGTGACCCCTTCGCCCATCGGCGTGCCGACCCTGCCGGCCGTGGACCTCATCGACGACCGCTGCCTCTACGTCACCGCTCCCATCGATGAGGTGGACGCCCCGGCGGTGCGTCCCGGCCTCCCGGTCCGGATGAGCCTCGACGCCTTTCCAGGCCAACGCTTTCCCGGCACCGTGCGGCGGGTGGCCCCCTACGTGCTCGACCTGGAGCGCCAGGCCCGCACGGTGGACGTGGAGGTGGAGTTCGCTTCCTCGGCCGAGCCCCGGGGCCTCCTGGCCGGATACAGCGCCGACGTGGAGGTGGTGCTCGACACGCGGGAGTCGGCCCTTCGGGTGCCGGCCCAGGCCGTGCTCGAGGGCCACCGGGTGCTGGTGTACCGGGAGGACGAGCCCCGAGCCCGCCGCCCCGCCGAGGGGGTGCTCCAGGAGCGTGTCTTCCAGCCCGGCCTCTCGAGCTGGGAGTACGTGGAGGCGGTCTCGGGCCTCCAGGAGGGGGAGCGGATCGTCCTCTCGGTAGACCGGGAGGGGCTGCGCGCCGGGGCCCGGGCTACCCCGGAGGGGGAGGGCGAGGGGGGGAGGGAAACCCGCCCTTGA
- a CDS encoding 6-phosphofructokinase encodes MAKPRAVAILTGGGDVPGLNPCIKTVAYRAIDEGVRVLGVRRGWGGLLHYNPDDPESFASNLQWLDKNMVRTIDRTGGTYLHTSRTNPASVRPKDVPAFLRDRVPPGAERADLTAHVVSNLDRLGVDALIPIGGDDTLSFGERLHREGFPVIAVPKTMDNDVYGTDYCIGFSTAVTRSVNFIHALRTSTGSHERIAVVELFGRYCGETSLVSAYLSGADRAIISEVPFDPERLARLVLADKRANPSNYAMVTISEGARLAGGEMHLTGEADPYGHRKLGGIGAETGALLKRITGEDIVFQQLSYLMRSGAPDSLDLMVAVNFANMAVDLALEGTSGRLVALSRGTYTDIPLSTVAQGKKRVDVEELYDSEEYRPKVRHVMGKPMFLY; translated from the coding sequence ATGGCCAAGCCGCGCGCCGTCGCGATTCTCACGGGGGGAGGAGACGTTCCGGGGCTCAACCCCTGCATCAAGACGGTGGCCTACCGGGCCATCGACGAAGGGGTGCGGGTGCTCGGGGTGCGCCGGGGGTGGGGCGGGCTGCTGCACTACAACCCCGACGACCCCGAGAGCTTTGCCTCCAATCTCCAGTGGCTCGACAAGAACATGGTGCGCACCATCGACCGGACGGGGGGGACGTATCTGCACACGTCGCGGACCAATCCGGCGTCCGTGCGGCCCAAGGACGTGCCCGCGTTCCTCCGGGACCGGGTCCCCCCCGGCGCGGAGCGGGCGGATCTGACGGCGCACGTGGTCTCGAACCTGGACCGGCTCGGGGTGGACGCCCTCATCCCCATCGGGGGCGACGACACCCTGAGCTTCGGGGAGCGGCTCCACCGGGAGGGGTTTCCCGTGATCGCCGTGCCCAAGACCATGGACAACGACGTGTACGGCACGGACTACTGCATCGGGTTCTCCACCGCCGTGACCCGCAGCGTGAACTTCATCCACGCGCTTCGCACCTCCACGGGCTCCCACGAGCGCATCGCCGTGGTGGAGCTCTTCGGCCGCTACTGCGGGGAGACCTCGCTCGTGTCGGCGTACCTCTCGGGGGCCGACCGGGCCATCATCTCCGAGGTGCCCTTCGATCCCGAGCGCCTCGCCCGCCTGGTGCTCGCCGACAAGCGGGCCAATCCCAGCAACTACGCCATGGTGACCATCTCGGAGGGCGCCCGGCTGGCGGGGGGCGAGATGCACCTGACGGGCGAGGCCGACCCCTACGGGCACCGCAAGCTCGGGGGCATCGGCGCCGAGACCGGGGCGCTCCTCAAACGCATCACCGGAGAGGACATCGTCTTCCAGCAGCTCTCCTACCTGATGCGCAGCGGGGCTCCCGACTCCCTGGACCTCATGGTGGCGGTGAACTTCGCCAACATGGCCGTGGACCTGGCCCTGGAAGGCACCTCGGGGCGGCTCGTGGCCCTCTCCCGGGGCACCTACACCGACATCCCCCTGAGCACGGTCGCCCAGGGCAAGAAGCGCGTCGACGTGGAAGAGCTCTACGACTCCGAGGAATACCGGCCCAAGGTGCGCCACGTGATGGGGAAGCCGATGTTTCTGTACTGA
- a CDS encoding YajD family HNH nuclease, with protein MVRRLKEEARKPSGEDYRERSLALHGSVCARCGRDFGGKDLKLLTVHHRDGDHRNNPADGSNWENLCIYCHDDAHSRGVLGEYVGGQKSRDERLLAYGDEAGGGTSLGDLLRKALEGKEK; from the coding sequence GTGGTCCGGCGGCTGAAGGAAGAGGCCCGAAAACCCTCCGGGGAAGACTACCGGGAGCGGTCCCTGGCGCTCCACGGCAGCGTGTGCGCCCGGTGCGGGCGCGACTTCGGGGGCAAGGACCTCAAGCTCCTGACCGTCCACCACCGGGACGGGGACCACCGGAACAACCCCGCCGACGGGAGCAACTGGGAAAACCTCTGCATCTACTGCCACGACGACGCCCACAGCCGGGGCGTGCTGGGCGAGTACGTGGGGGGACAGAAGTCCCGGGACGAGCGCCTTCTGGCCTACGGGGACGAGGCGGGCGGGGGCACCAGCCTGGGCGATCTGCTCCGCAAGGCCCTAGAGGGCAAGGAGAAGTAA